The Salvia splendens isolate huo1 chromosome 20, SspV2, whole genome shotgun sequence nucleotide sequence CCTTCCGAAATCATTAAGCTTTCCTCCATTTCCATTGCACTCAACCTATCTTACAACAGCTTGACGGGTACTATTCCATTGGAAGTTGGGACTTTGAGAAATCTTGGGATCATGGACTTGTCCAACAATAGATTATCAGGAACCATCCCACCTTCTTTGGGGAGTTGTGTGATGCTCATCTTGCTTCACCTAGGGAGAAATTCATTTCAAGGTGAGATACCTGATGGTCTGAGGGCTCTGAGAGGTTTAGAATTTTTGGATCTTTCACAGAATAATCTTTCTGGGATAATTCCAAGATTTCTGGTTGAGTTTCGCTTGTTGTATATCAACCTTTCTTTCAATGAGTTGCAAGGTGTAGTCCCATCTCTCGGAGTTTTCCAAAACGAAAGTGCAATCTCACTTGAAGGAAACCAAGACTTGTGCGGAGGTATTGCAGCCCTAAACCTTCCTCCTTGTCCATCACCACCCAAATCCAACAACAAAGGTTTAGGGAAAATCTTGATCCCAACTATTGTCGGAGCCATATGCCTAGCACTTGCAGTGTGCTTATGTGTGATCATTATCTACAAGCGGTGTTCATTGCAAAATGTTGGAACCCCAATATTCCAATTGCCAGAGTTTTTGAGGCTATCTTACGGAGATCTCTTGAATGCCACAAATGGATTCTCACATACGAATCTAGTTGGTGCAGGTAGATTTGGATCTGTGTATAAAGCAACTATCAATGTTGATGAGCAAACAGATGTGGCAGTGAAGGTTCTTAATCTTAATGTAAGAGGAGCTTGTAAGAGTTTGGGATCAGAATGCAATGCATTGAGAGGCATACGACACAGAAACTTGCTCAAGATCGTGAGTGTATGTGACAGCACGGATTTTCAAGGGAATGATTTTAAGGCATTGGTGTATGAATTTATGGCCAACGGAAGCCTCGAGAATTGGCTGCACTGCAATCCTGAAAATGAAGGGTTTAGAGCTCTAAGTGCTATTCAGAGACTGAATATTACAATTGATATTGCATGTGCAGTAGAGTACTTGCATTGCGGTACTGACTCCATAGTTATTCATGGAGATTTGAAGCCGAGTAATATTCTCTTGGATCAAGACATGGTCGCCCATGTTGGTGATTTCGGATTAGCCAAAATCATCTCAAGCATTTCACATAACATGTCATCCACGGAAGGAAGCAGTTCATCAGCAATCAAGGGTACCATAGGCTACATCGCTCCAGGTTAACTTCCATCTTTATCTTTATACGTTTTCGTTATATATAATTTGCTTATGCATTTGCTTCTACATACAGAATATGGCATGAGTGATGTTTTATCTACACAAGGGGACGTATACAGCTACGGAATTCTTCTGCTTGAATTGTTCACAAACAGAAGACCCACCGATGATGCCTTTGAGGGGTACCAAAATCTCCAGGAGTTCGTCAGCCACGCTTTACCAAACCATGTATTTGAAGTGGTGGATCCGTATCTACATCAACAAGTGAATGAAGTGGACAAGTATTGGGGTTGCATTGTTTCGATTTTGAGTATTGCACTGAGATGCTCACAGGAGCTTCCCAGAGATCGTACCCCGATGGGAGAGGTTGTTAATCAACTGAAAAAGATAAGAAATGTTTTTCTTGAAGACAGGCGCGGTAGAAATGTCGCTTCCTATCAACGTTAAAACAGATCAATGGCGGACATAGTTAGGCAAAGAGATCATTTTATTGTTGTTAATCTTGAGTTTTTAAGTAGCAGAGCCTTTGTAATAAGAGAAGTAGAGTTGATGAACTAATTAAAGTCGTGTTTctcttaatactccctccgtcccgccaAAAACGATGCCTAATACGATGCATTTTTTGTCCAAAGAACGAAAATGGAATGATAGACGTGTTTTGGGGTATAGAATGAGTAATTTCCTCAAATAAAACAAAGATGATTGGACATGAAATCAAGTGAAGTTTCCCTAAAGTAATTAATTATGTAGGACCAACCAAACAAGACTATTCTACTCATCCAAAATGTACTCCATATAGCAAGACCTTCCAGTTATAACCCTAAAAATGACTCTgagttttataataataaaatgtgaatgaaatcaAGTCGGTGAGCGGACAAAAATGgcatggacggagagagtatttccTCCATCTACAATTTAAAAACTCACTTTTGATTCGTtatggattttaaaaaatgggaagaaaagtgagtgaaaaaaatagtggaatgtgagtcaaATTTTTCCAGTAAACTGTGAGTATAATGATTTAGTTGAATGGGAAATCcacttataaaaaaaatatgaatataatgatTTAGTTGAATGAGAAATCTACTAAATCATGTGAAAGGAACGGATTTTGCACGCGTGCCGTAGGCACGTGTCCCTTCCTATTCAACAATATTTATAAGTTCTCATtttccaaaatactattaattagcataTGGTAAGTTAGGGTGTCGAACCCACGAGGAACGGTAGTATCCGTTATGTATTTCCACACTTATAAAGGTTTTGGCGATGCCGCCACGCTCTAAATTGGGGGTGGGAACTAAACTACGAAAGGCATATAACACTTAAGCTAAGATTGGGAACTAAAAGGGAAAATAACATGTAAGTAAAAGAAGGAATTTAAACTAGAATGTAAACTGGGCAAGCTAATAAACTGGGCAACTTAGCAGAGAAATAGGGCAGTAGCGAGAAATTTTTGCACTTgacgaaaataaaaacaaagcaGCAACATGCATGAATATTCCTCATATTAGAAAGCAAAAGAGACTAGGCTAAAAGGCTAAGGAAAATAAACTAAGTGTTAACTACTTAGAAATCTAGAAACTAGGATAGTGACATGCAAAAGTGACTAAACTAATTGAATCCTAAATGCTAAACTAAATAAGATTTAAATGGTGGTTGAGTGCAGGGATAAACTAAGCTAAAAGACTTTCTAAAGTGAAAAGCTAAGTGATGGAAAAGGTGTACATCTTGTCTCCTAACTCCTATTACCCAAAAGTGTAAAACCAATGGATAAAAGCCTACAACAAGTGGTTCTTTCACTTGACTTCTAAAAGCTGATTTTAACTACTAATCCTACACTAAAAGCACATAAAGAAAGTGAGAGAAGAGACTACTTGGCtgctacataattaaaaatacaagGAGAAACACAAAATCAACAAGTAAACTAACTAATCATGCATTGGAAACACCAAATGAGAAGCTGAAAATTAAAGCACTCAAACATGATGACGGAAGCTTAAAAACATCAACAATGGAGGATGAATAACAAAGTAAGAAATTAAACCACAAACATTACACTTAAAACATGCAAAACTAATTAATCTAGGTGATTCAAACTCTAAACATGAACACggctcttttttttctttttttcttgaaaatttcgaaattaacAACTAACTAAAGCAATTAAAACTGACCTAAAGACATTGAGAAAGATTTTTACAAAGCAAGAAAGTTTAACAAACACTAAAACAACAACaagataaaatagaaaattaaacaaGAGCTAAACTTTAAAGTACATTAAATACTCAAACACTTAGAGAAATTATAACTTGAAATGAGCTtttaaaacaagaacaacaacaataacTAAGAGTGAGATTGATGCAAAAGAACTCCAAAAGTTAAGAACAAGCaactagagaaaataaacactacaactaaattactactacttcaaCCCATGGTGAACAAAGATCTTGGCAGCCTTGAGTTTGAAATATCTCTTATTAAGGAAGAGAGAAAAGGTTTTCTAGATAGAGAATaaactaaactaactaaactaaactaaagtgACAAAGTGACTAGTGGTTCTTGGAAATTTAATAACTTTTAATACATATATCCAATAAAAGACATTTCCCCTTCTTTTTTACTCTCCAAGCGCAGATATGGGCGTGTGTAGCAAGTGGGATTTGTCCTTGATAAGTGTGTGGAAGTGACTTTAATCATTTTCCCGTCGGGTTCAAACTGGCCAGTCCAACAGCTTGGGCAGTTTGAGTCTTCTTTGCCTACATTCTTCCATATCATGTCATTTTGCCCTCTTTCTTGCATGTTTTCCTCTTCGTGCCTTCATTAAGCAGCTTCCTAACTTAATGATCCATACTCTGCCAAAAAGCATCTTTTTTCATGCAAATATTCAACTAATAAGTGCGAAAAGTGATCAAATCCGAGTGACGAAAACTAGCCTATCATCATGCCACACCACGCAGTATAAACTATTTGATGTGGGATCCCTGACTATTATGTCGTTCTGAAGTATGGGTGTTTGGCGACGAGGGAATCGCCTGTTGAGCTTAAGGTAATGTGATATTGGCTTTAAAATTCTGTGTTGT carries:
- the LOC121781395 gene encoding probable LRR receptor-like serine/threonine-protein kinase At3g47570 yields the protein MAKHVISTPFLIQFLLFILLTTIPSSHSNNHTDLEALLAFKNSIHADPLHALSSWNETTHFCRWNGVSCSKRHPSRVVSISLRSQGLEIGRLRRLQVIEFSNNSFGGGIPTNLSRCTNLYKLNLIDNELTGGIVPEIASLAKLQELGLSGNMLSGTIPPFLGNLTDLSQLSLRDCGLQGDIPESLSQLRRLRLLVVGANDLTGSIPLALYNLSRVEVFDFGYNKLHGKIPAEVGSLPKLWHLSLSYNHFTGVLPASLSNSSMIVNLNLNRNNFNGNMIDLTKLSSLKVLGVYYNHLNGDIGSIVSSLTNCTNLKILSLGDNHFTGSLPDSVGNLSNHLFVLSIIENQLSGSIPSSIGNLVGLTFLTASINNLRGPVPSSIGKLSKLQELYLYKNRLENEIPFSLGNLTLLNFLNLGRNNLSGSIPQSLGNCSNLLFLDLSDNNLSGSIPSEIIKLSSISIALNLSYNSLTGTIPLEVGTLRNLGIMDLSNNRLSGTIPPSLGSCVMLILLHLGRNSFQGEIPDGLRALRGLEFLDLSQNNLSGIIPRFLVEFRLLYINLSFNELQGVVPSLGVFQNESAISLEGNQDLCGGIAALNLPPCPSPPKSNNKGLGKILIPTIVGAICLALAVCLCVIIIYKRCSLQNVGTPIFQLPEFLRLSYGDLLNATNGFSHTNLVGAGRFGSVYKATINVDEQTDVAVKVLNLNVRGACKSLGSECNALRGIRHRNLLKIVSVCDSTDFQGNDFKALVYEFMANGSLENWLHCNPENEGFRALSAIQRLNITIDIACAVEYLHCGTDSIVIHGDLKPSNILLDQDMVAHVGDFGLAKIISSISHNMSSTEGSSSSAIKGTIGYIAPEYGMSDVLSTQGDVYSYGILLLELFTNRRPTDDAFEGYQNLQEFVSHALPNHVFEVVDPYLHQQVNEVDKYWGCIVSILSIALRCSQELPRDRTPMGEVVNQLKKIRNVFLEDRRGRNVASYQR